The following coding sequences are from one Thermostaphylospora chromogena window:
- a CDS encoding SHOCT domain-containing protein, with amino-acid sequence MTRLIMVLFVLAVLAAVVFTVALVVRAAAERKPEPPPADDPKEILKRRYAAGEIDEDEYLRRMSGLSQDW; translated from the coding sequence ATGACCAGGCTGATAATGGTCCTTTTCGTCCTCGCCGTGCTGGCGGCCGTGGTGTTCACCGTGGCTTTGGTCGTCCGCGCCGCGGCGGAACGCAAACCGGAACCCCCGCCGGCCGACGATCCGAAGGAGATCCTCAAGCGCCGTTACGCCGCGGGCGAGATCGACGAGGACGAGTACCTGCGGCGGATGTCCGGTCTGAGCCAGGACTGGTGA
- a CDS encoding quinone oxidoreductase family protein: protein MRAVVVSATGGPEVLEYTERPDPAPGSGEVLVEVAAAGVNFIDTYHREGRYPLPLPFVIGLEGAGRVIEVGDGVTGLSVGDVVAWTDGLGSYAERVVLPAGRVVPVPQGVTAEQAAAAALQGMTAHYLIHDVHPVRPGDTVLVHAAAGGMGLLLTQMAKLRGARVIGTVSTDEKEEIARRAGADEVVRYDGFAEKVRELTDGVGVDVVYDGVGKATFEGSLDSLRRRGMMALYGGASGPVPPLDPMTLNAKGSLFLTRPKLNDYIVEREELLRRASDVFGWIASGDLKINISHRYPLGDARQAHEDLQARRTTGKLLLIP from the coding sequence TCCGCCACCGGTGGTCCGGAGGTGCTGGAGTACACCGAGCGTCCCGACCCCGCGCCCGGCTCCGGCGAAGTGCTGGTCGAGGTGGCCGCCGCCGGGGTCAACTTCATCGACACCTACCATCGCGAGGGCCGCTATCCGCTGCCGCTGCCGTTCGTGATCGGCCTCGAGGGCGCCGGCCGGGTGATCGAGGTCGGCGACGGCGTCACCGGTCTGTCCGTCGGCGACGTGGTCGCCTGGACCGACGGGCTCGGCAGCTACGCCGAACGCGTGGTGCTGCCCGCCGGCAGGGTGGTGCCGGTGCCGCAGGGCGTCACCGCCGAGCAGGCCGCCGCCGCGGCGCTGCAGGGCATGACCGCCCACTACCTCATCCACGACGTGCACCCGGTGCGTCCCGGGGACACCGTGCTGGTGCACGCGGCGGCGGGCGGCATGGGCCTGCTGCTCACCCAGATGGCCAAGCTGCGCGGAGCCCGGGTGATCGGCACGGTCTCCACCGACGAGAAGGAGGAGATCGCCCGCCGGGCGGGCGCCGACGAGGTGGTGCGCTACGACGGCTTCGCCGAGAAGGTGCGCGAGCTGACCGACGGCGTGGGCGTGGACGTCGTCTACGACGGCGTGGGCAAGGCCACCTTCGAAGGCAGCCTCGACTCGCTGCGCAGGCGCGGCATGATGGCGCTGTACGGCGGCGCCAGCGGTCCCGTGCCGCCGCTGGACCCGATGACGCTCAACGCCAAGGGGTCGCTGTTCCTCACCCGGCCGAAGCTGAACGACTACATCGTCGAGCGCGAGGAGCTGCTGCGGCGCGCCTCCGACGTGTTCGGGTGGATCGCCTCCGGCGACCTGAAGATCAACATCTCGCACCGCTATCCGCTGGGCGACGCCCGGCAGGCGCACGAGGATCTTCAGGCCCGGCGCACGACGGGGAAGCTCCTGCTCATCCCTTAA
- a CDS encoding cobyric acid synthase, with protein sequence MKGALLVAGTTSDAGKSVVTAGICRWLARRGVRVAPFKAQNMSLNSFVTADGAEIGRAQAMQAAACGLEPVADMNPILLKPGSDRRSQVVVMGRPLADVDAMEYGALRDRLRRVSVEALARLRAEYDVVICEGAGSPAEINLRAGDIANMGLARAADLPVIVVGDIDRGGVFASLYGTVALLDAADQALIAGFVINKFRGAPELLAPGLDMIRRLTGREVYGVLPWFDGPGLDAEDSLALSRAVAEPAPPYGRQTLRVAVVRLPRISNFTDVDALAAEPGVVVRFVTAPAELDDADLIVLPGSRATVADLGWLRERGLAEAVTRLAGAGRPVLGICGGYQMLAREIRDEVESGAGTVAGLRLLPATVEFAVDKTLGRPAGSAYGAPVTAYEIHHGVVTVDDGAEPFPGGCRTGSVWGTSWHGVLENDDFRRAFLADVAERAGRDFVPAPGVSFAALRAERLDALGELVGRHLDTDALCRLLESGPPKGLPSLPPGGRISP encoded by the coding sequence GTGAAGGGTGCGCTGCTGGTCGCGGGGACCACGTCCGACGCGGGCAAGAGCGTGGTCACGGCGGGGATCTGCCGGTGGCTGGCCCGGCGGGGAGTGCGCGTCGCGCCGTTCAAGGCGCAGAACATGTCGCTGAACTCCTTCGTCACCGCCGACGGGGCGGAGATCGGACGGGCGCAGGCCATGCAGGCGGCGGCCTGCGGCCTCGAACCGGTCGCCGACATGAATCCGATCCTGCTCAAACCGGGAAGCGACCGGCGCAGCCAGGTCGTGGTCATGGGCCGTCCCCTCGCCGACGTGGACGCGATGGAGTACGGCGCGCTGCGGGACCGGCTGCGGCGGGTGTCGGTGGAGGCGCTGGCGCGGCTGCGAGCCGAGTACGACGTGGTGATCTGCGAGGGCGCGGGCAGCCCGGCCGAGATCAACCTGCGCGCGGGCGACATCGCGAACATGGGGCTGGCCCGCGCCGCCGACCTGCCCGTGATCGTGGTCGGCGACATCGACCGGGGCGGTGTGTTCGCGTCGCTGTACGGGACGGTGGCGCTGCTCGACGCGGCCGATCAGGCGCTCATCGCCGGATTCGTGATCAACAAGTTCCGGGGCGCGCCGGAGCTGCTCGCCCCCGGCCTGGACATGATCCGGCGGCTCACCGGCCGGGAGGTGTACGGGGTGCTGCCCTGGTTCGACGGGCCGGGGCTGGACGCGGAGGACTCCCTGGCCCTGTCCCGGGCCGTGGCGGAGCCCGCCCCGCCGTACGGGCGGCAGACGCTGCGCGTGGCCGTGGTACGGCTGCCGCGCATCTCCAACTTCACCGACGTGGACGCGCTGGCGGCCGAGCCGGGCGTGGTGGTGCGGTTCGTCACCGCCCCGGCCGAGCTGGACGACGCCGACCTGATCGTGCTGCCCGGGTCCAGGGCCACCGTCGCCGACCTGGGGTGGCTGCGCGAGCGCGGGCTGGCCGAGGCGGTGACCCGCCTGGCCGGGGCGGGCCGTCCGGTGCTCGGCATCTGCGGCGGTTACCAGATGCTGGCCCGCGAGATCCGGGACGAGGTGGAGAGCGGTGCGGGAACGGTGGCCGGGCTGAGGCTGCTGCCCGCGACGGTGGAGTTCGCCGTGGACAAGACGCTGGGCCGCCCGGCCGGATCGGCGTACGGTGCGCCGGTGACGGCCTACGAGATCCACCACGGCGTCGTCACCGTGGACGACGGTGCGGAGCCGTTCCCGGGCGGCTGCCGCACCGGATCGGTGTGGGGCACCTCCTGGCACGGAGTGCTGGAGAACGACGACTTCCGCCGGGCCTTCCTCGCCGACGTGGCCGAGAGGGCGGGACGCGATTTCGTCCCCGCCCCCGGCGTGTCGTTCGCCGCGCTGCGCGCCGAGCGGCTGGACGCCCTCGGCGAGCTGGTCGGCCGCCACCTGGACACCGACGCGCTGTGCCGGCTGCTGGAGTCCGGGCCGCCGAAGGGGCTGCCATCCCTCCCACCGGGAGGCAGAATATCCCCATGA
- a CDS encoding alkyl/aryl-sulfatase produces the protein MADLPFHDQADFEAADRGFLASLSPAMIETADGRIVWDSDSYGFLEQRCPDTAHPSLWRQGQLCVKQGLYEVTDGVYQVRGLDLSNMSLIEGDDGVIVIDPLLSTECAAAALRLYRDQRGERPVTGVIYTHSHADHFGGVRGVTDGSVPILAPAGFMEHAVSENVYAGTAMARRATYMYGPALPRSPEGQIGTGLGMTTSTGTVSLLPPTEDITHTGQEETLDGIRIVFQLTPDTEAPAEMNFLIPDRRALCMAENATHNQHNILTLRGAMVRDARTWSRHLTEAITLFADRADVVFASHHWPTWGRDDIVAFLTQQRDMYAYIHDQTLRMMNQGMTAAEIAEAMRIPPALEQVWHTHGYYGSVSHNVKAIYQRYLGWFDGNPAHLWEHPPVEQARRYVECMGGREGVLSFARRYIDDGDLRFAASLLNHAVFADKHDSQARALLAEVYTRLGHGAENGTWRNFYLMGALELADGVVPADLDTAPPEVTAALTAEQIFDSLAIRINGPKAWGETLAIDWHLTDLDRHHRTTLSNGALIQQADPPARRVDLTLTLTKQQLLGLLAGEPADGIEHEGDMNALNRLTALLDDPSPAFPIVTP, from the coding sequence ATGGCGGACCTTCCCTTCCACGATCAGGCAGACTTCGAAGCCGCCGACCGCGGGTTCCTGGCCTCGCTCAGCCCGGCGATGATCGAGACGGCCGATGGCCGGATCGTGTGGGACTCCGACTCCTACGGATTCTTGGAACAGCGGTGCCCGGACACCGCTCATCCCAGCCTGTGGCGGCAGGGACAGCTGTGCGTCAAGCAAGGCCTGTATGAGGTGACGGACGGCGTCTATCAGGTACGCGGCCTGGACCTGTCGAACATGTCGCTGATCGAGGGCGACGACGGTGTCATCGTGATCGATCCGCTGCTGTCCACCGAGTGCGCGGCGGCGGCCCTGAGGCTCTATCGCGATCAGCGGGGGGAGCGCCCGGTCACCGGGGTCATCTACACGCACTCCCACGCAGACCACTTCGGCGGGGTGCGCGGCGTCACCGACGGCAGCGTGCCGATCCTGGCACCGGCCGGGTTCATGGAGCACGCGGTTTCGGAGAACGTCTATGCCGGCACCGCGATGGCGCGTCGCGCCACCTACATGTACGGTCCGGCCCTGCCCCGCTCGCCGGAAGGACAGATCGGGACCGGGCTGGGCATGACCACATCGACCGGAACCGTCTCCCTCCTCCCCCCGACCGAGGACATCACACACACCGGGCAGGAGGAGACACTCGACGGGATACGGATCGTCTTCCAGCTCACCCCCGACACCGAGGCGCCGGCTGAGATGAACTTCCTCATCCCCGACCGCCGGGCGCTGTGCATGGCCGAGAACGCCACTCACAACCAGCACAACATCCTCACGCTGCGGGGGGCGATGGTCCGGGACGCCCGCACCTGGTCACGCCATCTCACCGAGGCGATCACCCTGTTCGCCGACCGGGCCGACGTCGTCTTCGCCTCACACCACTGGCCCACCTGGGGCAGGGACGACATCGTCGCCTTTCTGACGCAGCAGCGCGACATGTATGCCTACATACACGACCAGACGCTGCGGATGATGAACCAGGGCATGACCGCCGCCGAGATCGCCGAGGCCATGCGGATACCGCCCGCCCTGGAGCAGGTGTGGCACACCCATGGCTACTACGGTTCCGTCAGCCACAACGTCAAGGCCATCTACCAGCGCTACCTGGGCTGGTTCGACGGCAACCCGGCTCATCTGTGGGAGCACCCGCCGGTCGAGCAGGCACGCCGCTACGTCGAGTGCATGGGGGGACGCGAGGGCGTCCTGTCCTTCGCCCGCCGCTACATCGACGACGGAGATCTGCGCTTCGCCGCCTCCCTGCTCAACCACGCCGTCTTCGCCGACAAGCACGACAGCCAGGCACGTGCCCTGCTCGCCGAGGTCTACACCCGGCTCGGCCATGGCGCCGAGAACGGCACCTGGCGCAACTTCTACCTGATGGGTGCCCTGGAACTGGCCGACGGCGTCGTTCCCGCCGATCTCGACACCGCTCCGCCGGAAGTGACCGCGGCCCTGACCGCAGAGCAGATCTTCGACTCCCTCGCCATCCGCATCAACGGGCCCAAGGCGTGGGGGGAGACCTTGGCCATCGACTGGCACCTGACGGATCTGGACCGACACCACCGGACCACGCTGTCCAACGGCGCGCTCATCCAGCAGGCCGATCCGCCGGCGCGGCGGGTGGACCTGACGCTCACGCTCACCAAACAGCAACTGCTCGGCCTGCTCGCCGGCGAACCAGCCGACGGCATCGAGCACGAAGGCGACATGAACGCCTTGAACCGGCTGACCGCCCTGCTGGACGACCCGTCTCCCGCATTCCCGATCGTGACACCGTAA
- a CDS encoding cobalamin biosynthesis protein: MVSSEGIFDAGRRVSTVAERAPRRAGRRAEAVGMAVGVLVDALIGDPRRGHPVAVFGRAASALERRLYGDARHRGVAHTAICVTAAAALGGLAAGATRRSPVARAAVTAAATWAVLGGTTLAREGTAMAELLEAGDLDGARRRLPHLCGRDPSGLDERQIARATVESLAENTSDAVVAPLWWGAVAGVPGLLAYRAVNTLDAMVGHRSPRYVRFGWAAARLDDAANLVPARLTGLLAALAAPLAGGSTGRAAAVMLRDGHRHPSPNAGRCEAAFAGALGVRLGGVNVYGGRVEHRPRMGEGDGPETADVRRAVRLARAVAVAASTAACLARWVGLPRRGRARGDG; encoded by the coding sequence ATGGTTTCCTCTGAGGGGATCTTCGACGCGGGGAGGCGGGTGAGCACGGTGGCCGAACGGGCGCCGAGACGCGCGGGACGGCGGGCCGAGGCGGTGGGGATGGCCGTCGGCGTGCTGGTGGACGCGCTGATCGGTGATCCACGGCGCGGGCATCCGGTCGCGGTCTTCGGCCGGGCGGCGAGCGCGCTGGAGCGGCGGCTGTACGGCGACGCGCGGCACAGGGGCGTCGCCCACACGGCGATCTGCGTGACGGCGGCCGCGGCGCTGGGCGGGCTCGCCGCAGGCGCCACCCGGCGCAGCCCCGTGGCCAGGGCGGCGGTGACGGCGGCGGCGACGTGGGCGGTCCTCGGCGGTACCACGCTGGCCCGGGAGGGGACGGCGATGGCGGAGCTGCTGGAGGCCGGTGATCTCGACGGTGCGCGGCGGCGGCTGCCGCATCTGTGCGGACGGGACCCGTCGGGGCTGGATGAGCGGCAGATCGCCAGGGCGACGGTGGAGTCGCTGGCGGAGAACACCTCCGACGCGGTGGTGGCGCCGCTGTGGTGGGGCGCGGTCGCGGGCGTGCCGGGCCTGCTGGCCTACCGTGCGGTGAACACCCTCGACGCCATGGTGGGGCACCGCTCGCCGCGCTACGTGCGGTTCGGCTGGGCGGCGGCACGGCTGGACGACGCGGCCAACCTGGTGCCCGCCCGGCTGACGGGTCTCCTGGCGGCCCTGGCCGCTCCGCTGGCGGGCGGGTCGACCGGCCGGGCGGCGGCCGTCATGCTGCGGGACGGCCACCGGCATCCCAGCCCGAACGCGGGCCGGTGCGAGGCCGCCTTCGCGGGCGCGCTGGGCGTCCGCCTGGGCGGGGTCAACGTCTACGGCGGGCGGGTCGAGCACCGCCCGCGGATGGGAGAGGGCGACGGGCCGGAGACGGCTGACGTGCGCCGTGCCGTACGGCTCGCGCGGGCCGTCGCCGTGGCCGCCTCGACCGCCGCCTGCCTGGCGAGATGGGTGGGGCTCCCGCGCCGGGGCAGAGCCCGTGGCGACGGGTGA
- a CDS encoding PadR family transcriptional regulator: MAARRRGNPLALAVLALLFERPMHPYEMAVTLRERRKEESIRLNYGSLYAVVQSLEKHGLIRVRETVREGRRPERTVYEITEPGKLELFDWLEELISTPVKEYTGFEAGLSLLPVLPVEDALRLLEARKTKLREHLRLRETLREIARGERLTRLLYLEWEYTDMLHRAELEWVTKLIEEIRDGSLEGLGMWREFQRRIAAGLDPDPSGAAEAADGGGREDGRSEG; encoded by the coding sequence ATGGCAGCTCGCAGGCGGGGGAATCCGCTGGCACTGGCCGTGCTGGCGCTGCTGTTCGAACGGCCGATGCACCCGTACGAGATGGCCGTCACACTTCGGGAACGGCGCAAAGAGGAGAGCATCAGGCTCAACTACGGATCGCTGTACGCGGTGGTGCAGAGCCTGGAGAAGCACGGCCTGATCCGGGTGCGGGAGACCGTGCGGGAGGGACGACGGCCGGAGCGGACCGTCTACGAGATCACCGAGCCCGGCAAGCTGGAGCTGTTCGACTGGCTGGAAGAACTGATCAGCACACCGGTCAAGGAGTACACCGGTTTCGAAGCGGGCCTGTCGCTGCTGCCCGTGCTCCCGGTGGAGGACGCGCTGCGGCTGCTGGAGGCGCGTAAGACGAAGCTGAGAGAGCACCTGCGTCTCAGGGAGACGCTGCGCGAGATCGCCCGGGGAGAGCGGCTGACCCGGCTGCTCTACCTCGAATGGGAGTACACGGACATGCTCCACCGCGCCGAGCTGGAGTGGGTGACCAAGCTGATCGAGGAGATCCGGGACGGCTCGCTGGAAGGGCTCGGCATGTGGCGCGAGTTCCAGCGGCGGATCGCGGCCGGGCTCGATCCCGACCCGTCCGGCGCGGCGGAGGCGGCCGACGGCGGCGGACGCGAGGACGGCCGGTCCGAAGGCTGA